A single genomic interval of Megalobrama amblycephala isolate DHTTF-2021 linkage group LG17, ASM1881202v1, whole genome shotgun sequence harbors:
- the crema gene encoding cAMP-responsive element modulator isoform X2, which yields MAVTGEETESAATGDMPAYQIRSPSSGLPPGVVMAASPGAMHSPQPNAEEATRKREVRLMKNREAARECRRKKKEYVKCLENRVAVLENQNKTLIEELKALKDIYCHKPE from the exons ATGGCAGTGACCGGGGAAGAGACCGAGTCAG CTGCCACAGGAGACATGCCAGCATATCAGATCCGCTCCCCGTCGTCCGGGCTACCACCAGGCGTCGTTATGGCAGCGTCGCCGGGGGCGATGCACAGCCCACAGCCAAACGCAGAGGAGGCCACACGCAAGAGGGAAGTCCGCCTGATGAAGAACAG GGAGGCGGCGCGCGAGTGTcgcagaaagaagaaagaataTGTCAAATGTTTGGAGAATCGTGTGGCTGTGTTGGAAAACCAGAACAAGACTCTCATAGAGGAGCTCAAAGCTCTCAAAGACATCTACTGCCACAAACCAGAATAA
- the crema gene encoding cAMP-responsive element modulator isoform X3, producing MPAYQIRSPSSGLPPGVVMAASPGAMHSPQPNAEEATRKREVRLMKNREAARECRRKKKEYVKCLENRVAVLENQNKTLIEELKALKDIYCHKPE from the exons ATGCCAGCATATCAGATCCGCTCCCCGTCGTCCGGGCTACCACCAGGCGTCGTTATGGCAGCGTCGCCGGGGGCGATGCACAGCCCACAGCCAAACGCAGAGGAGGCCACACGCAAGAGGGAAGTCCGCCTGATGAAGAACAG GGAGGCGGCGCGCGAGTGTcgcagaaagaagaaagaataTGTCAAATGTTTGGAGAATCGTGTGGCTGTGTTGGAAAACCAGAACAAGACTCTCATAGAGGAGCTCAAAGCTCTCAAAGACATCTACTGCCACAAACCAGAATAA